In the genome of Populus trichocarpa isolate Nisqually-1 chromosome 6, P.trichocarpa_v4.1, whole genome shotgun sequence, one region contains:
- the LOC18100294 gene encoding pectinesterase inhibitor 3, whose product MKELETMSPPFSLFNLLFIFISFSTSPYSAAAKSHNAPRDLVRSSCVHASYPNLCLRTLSSYAGPANTPRDLAQAAVKVSIARARKVSNYLSTLSGLKKKRERVALSDCIEQIYDSVDELSKTLGELKHLREETFGWQMSNAQTWVSAALTNEDTCLDGFHEVESKAKDDVKRKITNVARVTSNALYMINRLDESRGRPKLGRH is encoded by the coding sequence ATGAAAGAGTTAGAAACAATGTCtccccctttctctctctttaaccTTCTCTTCATCTTCATTTCCTTCTCCACATCTCCTTACTCCGCCGCTGCAAAGTCCCACAATGCACCGCGAGATCTAGTCCGTTCATCCTGCGTCCACGCTAGTTACCCTAACCTCTGCCTCCGCACTCTTTCCTCTTATGCAGGCCCTGCCAACACCCCACGTGACCTGGCCCAAGCAGCTGTCAAGGTAAGCATTGCACGTGCCAGGAAAGTGTCAAACTACCTGAGCACACTCTCGGGTcttaagaaaaagagagagcgAGTTGCACTGAGTGAttgtattgagcagatatatgaCTCGGTGGATGAGCTGAGCAAGACACTGGGTGAGTTGAAGCATTTGAGAGAGGAAACGTTTGGGTGGCAGATGAGTAATGCACAGACATGGGTCAGCGCTGCTTTGACTAACGAGGACACGTGTCTTGATGGGTTTCACGAAGTTGAAAGCAAAGCCAAGGATGATGTGAAGAGAAAGATCACTAATGTTGCTAGGGTTACTAGTAATGCTTTGTACATGATTAATCGTCTTGATGAAAGTCGTGGGAGGCCAAAGCTGGGACGTCATTGA